TAAGCGTTCTGAAAAAAAAAATCCTGCGGTTAGGAGACAGATCAAAGCTCTGATGGCCGAATGGTCTCATTAAAAACATATTGTACAGAACTACTGATACACCCTAACGAAAAAAAAGTGCAAGAACCAATTTACACTCGAAATCTGTCAGTAAAGGAAAGCTCATTCAACATGACCTACGCTGCCGCAAGCAGTAGCACACTGCGGACACATGCAAAGCGACATCTTCATCAATGTGCGCGCAGGCACAGGCGCAGAGCACGTGCCGACATATCTTATTCCAAGTCTAGACCACCACAAGAACATAGGATGCACAAGATACGCCATACGGAGCATCAAACCAATCAGAAGTTAGATACAGCCTTGCAGCTCCTCAATGCCAAACCAAACTGCTTATCAGTGGAAACAGATGACCCCTCTTATGATCTTATACTTGAGGGAAAACTTTATTCGGGGGGATATTCTCGCGCCTCTCAACATAGGCAGCCGGAAACCAGCCAGCCTTCCCTCGGCATTCTCCTTCCGCCCAGCCGTTGGGAGCAATCTGGTGCAGGCACAGAGAGAACAAGGATGCAATCATACAGTAAAACACTACTCACAGATAGTGGGTTAACTTTTTTTGTTGTTGGACAGGCTAATTCGTTCTTATATTCCTTCCACCATAGTACGGTTCTTTTCAGCAACTGATGAACCAACACATCCTACAAGCCTGTAGGTAGTTACTGTGCACTTTGCACTCACTGCAGGAGGACGAGTGTCCATACTATACTAATTGATTGGTCATCTACTCATCTTTGACCAGATGGTTTCTTGTGATCACGTTCACAGGTATTAAAAGCCAAGTTAGACCTAGTTTAGTTACTCTAGTATTGAAGTGGTTTGGAGGGATTGGAGAGTGTATAAATCCACAATAGATCAAAAACTCCCACAATACATCTAAATCCACTCCAATCCCTTTCACtactaggccttgttcgtttacgtcggattgcacccggaatcgttccagctaatcaaagtttatataaattagagaagcaatccgactcggaatcgttccgacccaccaatccgatacaaacgaacaaggccctaGAGTACCAAAACTAGGCTTTAGTGTGTACTACATTACTTCCACAGCTGATAGTGTTAAGAGCACACTGACCTGACGAACAACAACATAATCGCCAACAATTAAGCTCAGTTCCTTCTCCGTGGTTCCATTGAAATTATGCATTACCTGCAGCACAAAAAACATTAGTACTGTACATATAAATAGAAACATGCCATATACTTGTTTCGTTTTACTGCCAGTTACTCAGCTTCACCTCAGCAAGGAAGTACTGAGCTTTCTCAGCACGCTTATGTGAAGATATGATAGGTGGTGCAGATTCTCTCCTTTGCTTCTCAGAGGACATCTACAGAGAAGAAATCATAGAAAAAAAATAGGAACGCAAAAGAATTTTTCATAACTTATCATAACAAAGTGAATAACAAAGTGAAAAGTGAAAGCTCTACCTCTGCCTCAACGTCATCAAGTATAGCAGCTAATCTCAGATGGAATAACTTTTCTGCTTCCGCCTTCAACGAGATGAAAATTGCCAAGGATAAGAAATAAACGAACGTAACAAACGATGCAAAAAGAATAGCCATATATTATAAGTAGGCAATCTCACCGTGCCAACCAGCCTCTGAAGGGTCACTCGTTGCTGTTGAGACTCGACAGCTGCAAGTGCAGCTGCTGCTTCCTTCCCTAACACGGCCATGCTTGCTTTGTGCTCTATCATTCTAGCTTCTGATTGCTGAAGCTTTGTAGTGTGCTCAGCAATTGGAGCTTCTCTTACCCGTGCCTTTCTTCTAGCAATTTCAGTAGACTATTGAACAAACAAGAAGGGTCAGGGTAAATGGAAGTAGCAGTAATAGGAATTTGCTCACTTGCAGCAAAGGATTAAGCCACTAGTACATACGAGGATCTCAGCTTCATGTCTCATCCTGCTATAGCGCTGTGCAAGACCACGAGCATCTTCCAGGGGTCCACCCATAGCCATTGCTCTCAATGGGTCTATAGTCTGAAATCTCAACAAATGAAAGAAACTCAAAACGTATCTTAAATGGGATCCAAATACCTCACACATAAGTGTGTTCTTATTTCTATCAGAACAGCATATATAATATATTTCAGAAGGATTGGACTTAAACTTGCACTTATTTCAGAAAGCCCggactcaaacttgctctaaaaaaAGCTATTCTAAACACACAAACAGAAAATTATGCATATGGTGATCAGTTCCAATATTCCATACACAAGCTACTGGTATTATATGAACCACGAAGCAAAAGGTAAAGCAGAAACAGAATGATATGCTTGGTAACTTGGATTATTAGTATCAGAAAGTTACTGCTAACGAGAGTGTCAACATTTTGGTTTTCATGAGACTAAGACAGACTTGTGAAAATTTTACTCAAACAAAAAGGCTCCCAACACCTTGGATATTTTAGAGTGTCACCACGCCTCAGTTGTCAATGGGAACTTTCAATACAAATTCAGATCTAGAAATTTTAAGTAGTAAAGCTATGCAAAAAAATAATTCGCTTTAAATGCCCGAGATAATATTAATCTGCCTCAAAAAGTTATTCAAATCCATCCCAATCAGCAACTCGCTCCATGAGTGGTAACTGTACCCTTAAATATGGATTCCCCAATCCCCATAACACCTATATTTCCTGCCTGCGAACCAGACAACCAATCAAGAGCTTTCAAAAAAACCTTACACAAGAATTGCACAAGTAATCTCCAACTAAACATGCCTTATGTGGGAAAGTAACTCATAGATCAGTCAGCACTTACCTGAGAAGATAAAATTCTGTTGAAATCTTCATACTCTTTCTCAATATTTCTCAAAGCACCTCCGTATAGTGATGCTGCTTTTCTAAGGGCTTCGTCGCTTGCATTATTTTCGCTTCCATATCTATAGCAGTCCTCAGAAAATTTTGTTCCTATggccaaaagaaaaaaaaatagatGCAGTTGTTTAACAAACTATTTCATAGATATTGAATTTGGAGACTTGCATACAGGTGTAGCAGCACACACTGCAAAAAGAAAAGACAAATAAACTGATTACATCCTATTTGAAATTCATGAGTTTTTAACTAAGCTAAAATAGCCTCTACAAAATATAGTGGTGATAACTATTGAAAGTAGTAGTGGTTCCTTCTCAAGATGGAGGGTGTATGATATGAATTTACCATCCTAGATAGCTGCAGACCCTGCAGTCACAAATGACTATTCTAGCTCAAAGTATCATAGTACACTAAGTTTTGGAGGGTAGATAtcctatttctaaccctaactaaTGGCTCTACTATGTGAGAAAATGTAAATAAAACAACAAAAACTAACAATGTAACTTTCTTTTGTTCTGAGGAAATCTCAACCTGACAAAATTAACCAAGGATAACTGACATGAGCCACATAAGCACATACCCACTTCAATATGTTTGTTTCCAATAGACACCAAACCTTCAGCTGCTCTAACTATGTCCTTCTGGAAATCCTGTTAGAGTGGATACATCACAGAAATGTAACAACTGCCATCATGAACTCAGTAAAGGGTATACCGCTATCATAAAATATTCACTTCCTTGgaaaaaacacttagaaatgcacTGAATATACAAAGACTATGTTTGATGTATATTGAACAATGCAAATGCAACATCAGTTTTTGGCCAGGTGTTCACATCAATAGATTGGTCAAAAGGGCATCTATAATTCTCCCCTTCTTACCCTTACAGAACGAGTAGAAGTATACAATTTCTCAAGCTGTTGATGTCTCTGTAGTTCAACCTCATCAATTACAATGGAATCTGACCGCTCATAGCCAGTAGTACTGAATTGCTTTATAACAGCCTGAAAAAAAATCACAAATGTAAGCAAGGAAATGATTGACCTCAAAGCACTAGTGAACATTGCAACCACAAATTTGTTGTTTCAAAACAGTAGCTGCCTACAAGGCTATAGCTGATATCATTTTAAAGTTCCCAGCGTCTCAATTTGTGGTATGATAGTTGTTGCCTCCACTGTGTGATACATACAGAAGAACTCAAGAATAAACAAAATATAATGAAGCTGTAGAATAACCTCTTTTGTCAGAATGTTTAAATTTTACATGCACGCCTTTAGGCAACTAGTATAAGATAGCAGGAAGCATGTACATTACTTGGCTTCTTGTAATTAAAAAACAAACAAACAAGCGTTGAAACTGCAAAAACGCAACAACAAAAAAGAGTACCTAGTCAATTCCATATATAGCAGCATAACAGCTTATCCATAAAGATCATCATGGAAGTAATTAAAGATGGACAACAAATAATAGTATAGTAGGTAGACATATTATTGCAGAACACAATTGTCCAAGCACAACAGAGTCCAAAAAAGTGAGATACCAAATGCTAACTTGTAGAAGGAACACATCTCACATGTAAATACATAGACACCCAATTTGTCCTTACAGCGCTTCCATCAGGTATGGACCCATGCTGTGCCACAAGTATCAATTAATACTGTGCCACCGCTGTCACTAGAAGCACAAATCCATGCCTCTGCTCCAAACACAAAACCTTATGGTAACTAATTTTCCGCAGCCATGGAATCAATGAACTGCAACGTCCGCTTGACACTAGAGCTATAATGATTAATAAACAATTCACATTCCAAATTAGCAAGCTACAACAGAACACAAAAA
This portion of the Zea mays cultivar B73 chromosome 2, Zm-B73-REFERENCE-NAM-5.0, whole genome shotgun sequence genome encodes:
- the LOC100284220 gene encoding clathrin binding protein (The RefSeq protein has 2 substitutions compared to this genomic sequence) yields the protein MEALRKQASKFKEQVAKQQQAVIKQFSTTGYERSDSIVIDEVELQRHQQLEKLYTSTRSVRDFQKDIVRAAEGLVSIGNKHIEVGTKFSEDCYRYGSENNASDEALRKAASLYGGALRNIEKEYEDFNRILSSQTIDPLRAMAMGRPLEDARGLAQRYSRMRHEAEILSTEIARRKARVREAPIAEHTTKLQQSEARMIEHKASMAVLGKEAAAALATVESQQQRVTLQRLVGTAEAEKLFHLRLAAILDDVEAEMSSEKQRRESAPPIISSHKRAEKAQYFLAEVMHNFNGTTEKELSLIVGDYVVVRQIAPNGWAEGECRGKAGWFPAAYVERRENIPPNKVFPQV